From Homalodisca vitripennis isolate AUS2020 chromosome 1, UT_GWSS_2.1, whole genome shotgun sequence, the proteins below share one genomic window:
- the LOC124358206 gene encoding piggyBac transposable element-derived protein 4-like, which yields MDRAQTSSDLRELVEEVSDSEFSDWSDIDNILDDPSFLDSSSGSEDIYESGGDFESDDSRAPLRSSQPSRPVNEGQPSSSHPGPAQNDDDTQNDDDTQNDDMQPSASPQPEHGPSTWVRVYEEQPLDVTSLFSVRQPGPRDCPVDRKPIDYFNLFVSEGQINVITRATNTYAKNKREQMQRSGKLKQHSRIHFWHNVTLEEMKKFLALVLYMGLTRRKPISEYWSTNPIQYIPWVSQTMTCRRFQALHAMLHLTSKKTVPKGQPGYDPWGKIWPFLDAVNNAFRRHYVPYQDLSIDESMVGMKNRCAYIQYMPNKRHARFGVKKFELVDSKTMYVVHVDMYSGNDHLAKGNAPFTQKVVMNLLEQGGCLDKGYHVFTDNFYTKLPLAQRLLDNNTFLTGTVNKNSKDLPKSVLRTVLGSQKSVYFRRGPVLLVGYKQKPTRKPVYLISTAYHAEDRVIRSRKSGLEAIKPVLIDKYSQLMGGVDCKDKSLYHRSCTRITRHYWKTLFFNLLDMCVSNAYVVYAHQCIPDAPMDRKNFILEVIQSLASASDPEPIRGAGPGGDDPSHKAEYLPSNRLRVCGVCGKRANRWCPGCNVGVHKLCELQLKHYWRPTYCGRKKKRAVSPRSSSESD from the coding sequence ATGGATCGAGCTCAGACCTCAAGTGATTTGAGAGAACTAGTTGAGGAGGTCTCAGATAGCGAGTTTAGTGATTGGTCAGATATAGACAATATATTAGATGACCCATCATTTTTGGATTCCTCGTCTGGCAGTGAGGACATTTATGAGTCTGGGGGGGACTTCGAATCAGATGACTCGAGAGCTCCTCTCCGCTCTTCACAACCTTCAAGACCGGTCAATGAGGGGCAACCATCTTCAAGCCATCCTGGACCTGCACAGAATGATGATGACACGCAGAATGATGATGACACGCAGAATGATGACATGCAGCCTTCTGCCAGTCCTCAGCCAGAACATGGGCCATCGACATGGGTAAGGGTGTATGAGGAACAGCCTCTGGATGTGACCTCATTATTCAGTGTCAGACAGCCAGGCCCTAGAGATTGTCCTGTTGATCGCAAACCGATTGATTACTTCAATCTGTTTGTGTCGGAAGGACAAATAAATGTCATCACCAGGGCGACAAACACTTATGCCAAAAATAAGCGTGAACAAATGCAGAGGTCTGGTAAACTAAAGCAACATTCACGCATTCATTTTTGGCATAATGTAACATTAGAAGAAATGAAAAAGTTCTTGGCTTTGGTATTGTACATGGGGCTTACCCGACGCAAGCCTATATCTGAGTATTGGTCTACCAATCCAATCCAGTACATTCCTTGGGTAAGTCAGACCATGACGTGCCGCAGGTTCCAGGCGTTGCATGCAATGTTGCATCTGACATCCAAGAAAACGGTGCCTAAAGGTCAGCCTGGCTACGACCCTTGGGGAAAGATCTGGCCTTTCTTGGATGCAGTGAATAATGCTTTCAGGCGACATTACGTGCCATACCAGGACCTGAGTATAGATGAAAGTATGGTAGGGATGAAGAATCGGTGTGCATACATCCAGTACATGCCGAACAAACGACATGCAAGGTTTGGAGTGAAGAAGTTCGAGCTTGTTGACTCCAAAACCATGTATGTCGTACATGTTGACATGTATTCTGGGAATGACCATCTGGCAAAGGGAAATGCTCCTTTCACACAGAAGGTTGTTATGAATCTGTTGGAACAGGGAGGATGTCTTGATAAAGGCTACCATGTCTTTACCGACAACTTCTACACGAAGTTGCCCCTAGCCCAGCGACTGTTGGATAACAACACTTTTTTGACAGGGACTGTGAACAAGAACTCAAAGGACCTGCCAAAATCTGTGCTGAGAACTGTGCTTGGTTCGCAAAAGTCTGTGTACTTCAGGCGAGGCCCAGTTCTTCTTGTTGGTTACAAGCAGAAACCTACAAGAAAGCCGGTCTACCTGATTTCGACTGCGTACCATGCAGAGGACAGGGTTATCCGCAGTCGTAAAAGTGGTTTGGAGGCCATCAAACCTGTTCTTATAGATAAGTACAGCCAGCTGATGGGTGGAGTTGATTGTAAGGACAAATCCCTCTACCACAGGTCATGCACTCGAATTACTCGTCACTACTGGAAAACGTTATTTTTCAACCTCCTAGACATGTGTGTGTCGAATGCGTATGTTGTGTACGCACATCAGTGCATTCCTGATGCACCCATGGACAGGAAAAACTTTATCCTGGAGGTGATACAAAGCCTGGCTTCTGCCTCTGATCCTGAGCCCATTCGTGGTGCTGGCCCTGGAGGTGATGATCCTTCACATAAAGCGGAGTACCTACCATCAAATCGGTTGAGGGTCTGCGGTGTATGTGGGAAGCGTGCCAACCGTTGGTGCCCTGGCTGTAATGTTGGGGTCCACAAACTGTGTGAGCTACAACTGAAACACTACTGGCGTCCCACATACTGTGGCAGGAAAAAGAAGCGAGCCGTATCACCAAGGTCTTCAAGCGAGTCTGACTAA
- the LOC124355516 gene encoding transmembrane channel-like protein, with amino-acid sequence MQDVRKFHQAFYASCDKITQDAFLLKYISNETPTRPGPSHRKGNNNPGPAEHFVKRPCVEPVSPQPSVDRLSVTFAAEEPSVISMEKVRFEPDNVPSEAEEDEDYSQSVSAIFQRKASTRRSRKRRRSSSPLFTQEAEDNQNGVRNRRRSSVFTTSSGDTAISVEDAVQEQILQNIKLHKEVLSSVKQQPWNMRRKLRLVRQAQAYIRRHEGELQERLAQSRSTRDILARFNIVLIKHWQHTKRELANLMNVLIPWEIRIKEIESHFGSVVASYFTFLRWLFWVNLVTAVVLIVFVAVPEMLMANKQKAGMRKKMTEDEKANATNLFTLWDFDGVLRYSPLFYGYYSNQDPEDKSLAKSIGYRMPLAYFLTELVVYIYSFVAILRRMAENSRQSKLSEKDDECVFTWKLFTGWDYMIGNSETAHNRTASIILGFKEALLEEAEKKRDEGRNWKVTSLRVFAHLNVLWLLGSSVYAVILVVHRSTQPEAENGWWRKNEITIVVSLITTLFPAFFEVLGIIEQYHPRKKLRMQLARIMALNLLNIYTLIFASFSKINEMSNTLQALRPKNDSFTTSQPPSAAYQVGAKFPKSLSISEPYTYEWNSTLSTEKFMNCRNITVPCSSTTAITMMTVLMSVLAANSTFTPLSSNDGHSFSSVSTLPSTPLYNSSSQNLTTSSQLTGLDDTTSTNLGMYSSLDPYSTTDFAVEFDGDQINDFKDSDEFLSVDSSFTDSTVSESVQESGETAVNTNVPSLSETTQLTELTNNDVTVENSTPSDNYPSSIELSTQDFDFTSSSTSSDSVSPESTLVEQICIKTVCDTVPSEQSTTTRTDQRISLPVSTTQTMVSTTPTTTTSNTASPDMEVLQYSDLTAYIDSLDADTCKKLRPLCWETMFGREMVKLTVMDLVMTVLSTLMVDFFRALFVRFMNNCWCWDLEKKFPQYGDFKIAENILHLVNNQGMVWMGMFFSPGLPLINIIKLAIMMYLRSWAVLTCNVPHEVVFRASRSNNFYLALLLTMLFLCVLPVGYAVVWVVPSWHCGPFSNYQKIYYIFTKSLKKALPYKSLHKAFDYMASPGIVIPLLMLLVLIIYYLISLTSALREANNDLKIQLRRERTEERRKMFQLVDKKRQEAENPVFKWRKALPNSPSGKLSIADISIDILKAGAVISNGTAKYDSKHKELIEEFIKKTKRMPSGTSEEENGVQEAGEGTDIEHQDSLPYDISKVQKYSELLVKKDDTKKKILKEEDITKGDHKKKSPKEKQSMSKEREDSINSGWSDIPEIRIIQTESAERLDDVGGQTRTKKNCDTDIDNEEKYKVTKRKLKKGKSQQKINQISETKKSNKNMKNNKPKKELNFNEKDSKDSPENTKKAHKQKGSTSTKENRISSTENRALDVDVNDEENQLMSENDDEDENDQSKFIVRKVKSGNNKLKTLQNTKSQLNTANRGIKRVKAKENKSTEESFENKSTDKSNTVESSNDSEESNEHTESEDDEMKGDIKEDNYSDQSDTEDESDQGNSEDGNDVEDFPCDENKIKNYKCSQQDIKKLTNDFESGESGESDVSSQNTVKHVSLQQQRKESREEDINKKQPVKDQTNSQKVMARFKIANVLLNEARRRNSNGLEES; translated from the exons CCATGTGTGGAGCCCGTGTCACCACAACCCTCCGTGGATCGCTTGTCTGTCACGTTTGCTGCTGAGGAGCCCAGCGTTATCTCCATGGAGAAAGTGCGCTTTGAACCTGATAATGTTCCATCTG AAGCAGAAGAAGATGAAGACTACTCTCAGAGCGTGAGTGCAATATTCCAACGTAAAGCCTCCACACGCCGCAGTCGCAAGAGAAGACGCTCTTCTAGTCCACTGTTTACGCAAGAGGCGGAAGATAACCAAAACGGTGTCCGTAACCGCAGAAGATCGTCCGTCTTTACAACCAGCTCTGGAGA CACTGCCATATCAGTGGAGGATGCTGTACAAGAGCAGATTCTGCAGAACATAAAACTCCATAAAGAAGTACTTAGTAGCGTGAAGCAGCAGCCATGGAACATGCGACGAAAACTGCGACTGGTGAGACAAGCACAAGCATACATACGCAGACATGAAGGGGAGCTGCAGGAGCGACTTGCACAGAGTCGTAGTACCCGGGATATACTGGCCCGCTTCAACATTGTCCTCATCAAG CACTGGCAGCACACCAAGAGAGAGTTGGCTAACCTGATGAATGTACTGATCCCCTGGGAAATCAGAATCAAAGAGATTGAATCTCATTTTGGATCGGTGGTTGCTTCATATTTCACATTCCTACGTTGGCTATTCTGGGTAAATCTTGTGACTGCTGTTGTCCTTATAGTGTTTGTTGCCGTCCCTGAG ATGCTGATGGCCAACAAGCAAAAGGCTGGAATGCGAAAGAAGATGACGGAAGACGAGAAGGCCAATGCCACCAATCTGTTTACCCTTTGGGACTTTGATGGAGTCCTGAGGTACTCGCCCCTATTCTACGGTTACTACTCTAACCAGGACCCAGAGGACAAGAGTTTGGCCAAAAGCATCGGCTACAGGATGCCTCTTGCCTACTTCCTCACAGAGCTCGTGGTCTATATTTACAGTTTCGTAGCCATACTGCGCCG GATGGCAGAGAACTCTCGCCAGAGCAAGCTGTCGGAGAAGGATGACGAGTGTGTCTTCACATGGAAACTATTCACTGGCTGGGACTACATGATCGGAAACTCTGAGACTGCCCATAACCGCACTGCCTCTATCATCCTGGGCTTCAAGGAAGCACTACTCGAGGAAGCTGAGAAGAAACGAGATGAAGGCCGCAA CTGGAAGGTCACCAGTCTGCGTGTATTCGCGCACCTGAATGTGTTGTGGTTGCTGGGTTCGTCAGTGTATGCTGTGATACTCGTGGTACATCGCTCGACACAACCTGAGGCCGAGAACGGTTGGTGGCGCAAGAATGAGATCACCATCGTCGTCTCACTTATCACCACGCTATTTCCGGCCTTTTTCGAAGTTCTTGGCATCATCGAACAATATCATCCTAGAAAGAAACTGCGTATGCAGTTAGCCAG AATTATGGctttaaatttattgaacatttacaCTTTGATTTTTGCTTCGTTCTCAAAAATAAATGAGATG AGCAACACACTTCAAGCTCTCAGACCAAAGAATGACTCTTTTACAACATCTCAGCCTCCCTCAGCAGCTTACCAAGTCGGAGCTAAGTTTCCAAAATCCCTCTCCATATCAGAACCATATACTTATGAATGGAATTCAACTTTGTCAACTGAAAAATTTATGAATTGTAGGAACATAACTGTTCCTTGTTCTTCAACAACAGCAATTACCATGATGACTGTACTCATGTCTGTTTTGGCTGCAAATAGTACATTTACTCCATTGTCTTCTAATGATGGACATTCTTTCAGTAGTGTTTCAACTCTTCCTTCAACGCCATTATACAATTCAAGCTCTCAGAATCTGACCACTTCTTCACAGTTGACTGGGCTTGATGATACAACATCTACTAATCTGGGAATGTACTCAAGTCTAGATCCGTATTCAACAACAGATTTTGCAGTAGAATTTGATGGTGACCAAATTAATGATTTCAAAGATTCTGATGAATTCCTTAGCGTTGACAGTAGTTTTACAGACTCTACAGTCAGTGAAAGTGTTCAAGAGTCAGGTGAAACTGCAGTAAACACAAATGTCCCTAGCTTATCCGAGACAACACAATTAACAGAACTGACTAACAATGATGTGACTGTGGAAAACTCTACACCATCTGATAATTACCCGAGTTCAATAGAATTATCTACCCAGGATTTTGATTTTACAAGTTCATCAACTTCCAGTGACTCAGTTTCTCCTGAAAGCACATTAGTGGAACAAATATGCATCAAAACTGTATGTGACACTGTTCCTTCAGAACAGTCAACTACAACCCGTACTGATCAGCGGATTTCACTTCCAGTGTCCACAACACAAACAATGGTATCAACCACCCCCACCACTACTACTTCTAATACAG CATCTCCTGATATGGAAGTCCTTCAGTACTCAGACCTCACTGCATATATTGACTCTCTGGATGCTGATACCTGCAAGAAGCTAAGACCTCTCTGTTGGGAGACAATGTTTGGCAGAGAGATGGTGAAGCTCACCGTCATGGATCTG GTGATGACTGTACTGTCCACTTTGATGGTAGACTTCTTCCGAGCACTATTTGTGAGATTCATGAACAACTGTTGGTGCTGGGACCTGGAGAAGAAGTTTCCTCAGTATGGTGATTTCAAGATTGCAGAAAATATCTTGCATCTGGTAAACAATCAAGGAATGGTATGGATGGGAATGTTCTTCTCCCCAGGGTTGCCTCTCATTAACATTATCAAGTTGGCCATCATGATGTACCTTCGCTCATGGGCCGTCCTCACTTGTAATGTTCCTCATGAG GTAGTATTCAGAGCATCTCGGTCCAATAACTTCTATCTGGCCTTGCTGCTGACGATGCTGTTCCTCTGTGTGCTACCGGTTGGCTATGCAGTCGTCTGGGTAGTGCCCTCCTGGCACTGTGGTCCCTTCTCCAACTACCAGAAAATATACTATATCTTCACCAAGAGTCTTAAAAAg GCTTTACCATACAAGTCACTTCATAAAGCTTTTGACTACATGGCATCACCTGGTATCGTGATTCCACTTTTGATGCTGCTGGTACTCATCATCTACTATCTTATTTCTCTAACGAGTGCTCTACGAGAAGCTAACAATGATCTCAAA ATACAACTTCGAAGGGAAAGGACTGAAGAGAGGCGGAAAATGTTCCAGCTTGTTGACAAAAAAAGACAAGAAGCTGAAAATCCTGTTTTCAAATGGAGAAAAGCACTGCCCAACTCACCAAGTGGAAAGTTGTCAATTGCTGATATTTCAATTGATATCCTGAAAGCAGGAGCTGTTATAAGTAATGGAACAGCAAAATATGACTCAAAACATAAAG AACTTATTGaggaattcattaaaaaaacaaagagaaTGCCCTCAGGCACATCTGAAGAAGAAAACGGAGTTCAAGAAGCAGGGGAAGGTACTGACATTGAGCATCAAGATTCACTGCCGTACGATATATCTAAGGTACAAAAATACTCAGAGCTGTTAGTTAAAAAAGATGACACCAAAAAGAAAATTCTTAAAGAGGAAGATATTACTAAAGGAGATCACAAGAAAAAATCACCCAAAGAAAAACAATCAATGAGTAAAGAGCGAGAAGATTCAATTAACTCTGGATGGTCAGACATTCCTGAAATCCGAATAATTCAGACAGAGAGTGCAGAGCGATTGGATGATGTGGGAGgccaaacaagaacaaaaaagaattGTGATACAGATATTGATAATGAAGAAAAGTATAAAGTTaccaaaaggaaattaaaaaaaggaaaatcacAACAGAAAATCAATCAAATTTCCGAAACTAAGAAGAGTAATAagaacatgaaaaataataaacccaAGAAAGAGCTGAATTTTAACGAAAAAGATAGTAAAGATTCTCCTGAAAACACCAAGAAAGCTCATAAGCAGAAAGGTAGCACAAGTACTAAAGAAAACAGAATATCATCAACAGAGAACCGTGCTCTAGATGTTGATGTTAATGATGAAGAGAACCAGTTAATGTCAGAGAATGATGATGAAGATGAAAATGATCAAAGCAAGTTTATTGTTCGTAAAGTAAAATCAggaaacaacaaattaaagacactacaaaatacaaaatcacaGTTAAACACAGCCAATagaggtatcaaaagggttaaagcTAAAGAGAACAAATCTACAgaagaaagttttgaaaataaatctacaGATAAAAGTAACACAGTAGAATCAAGTAATGATAGTGAAGAATCAAATGAACATACTGAAAGTGAAGATGATGAGATGAAAGGAGATATAAAAGAGGACAACTATTCAGATCAATCTGATACAGAAGATGAAAGTGATCAAGGAAATAGTGAGGATGGGAATGATGTAGAAGATTTTCcttgtgatgaaaataaaataaaaaactataaatgttcaCAGCAagacattaaaaaactaacaaatgATTTTGAAAGTGGAGAGAGTGGTGAGAGTGATGTCTCATCCCAAAATACTGTTAAACATGTTAGTTTACAGCAACAAAGAAAAGAAAGTAGAGAagaagatattaataaaaaacaacccGTTAAAGACCAAACAAACTCTCAGAAAGTAATGGCCAGATTTAAAATTGCAAATGTTCTTCTGAATGAAGCAAGAAGAAGAAACAGTAATGGTCTTGAGgaaagttaa